A segment of the Alistipes communis genome:
ACTGCATCCGCAATCCCCGGCACTACAAGGGTTACGGCAAGGATTGCTGGGGGCTGACGGCCAGTTATTCGACGGCGGGGTATGCGGCGCACGCTCCCGTCGAGCGCGAGGATCGCGGCGTGATCGCCCCCACAGCGGCGCTTTCGTCGATCGTCTATACGCCCGAGGAGTCGATGGATGTGATGCGTTACCTCTACGGGCCGCTTCACGAGAAAGTATGGGGGCCTTACGGCTTCTACGATGCGTTCAGCCAGACCGACGACTGGTATCCGCAGAAGTATCTGGCCATCGATCAGGGGCCGATCGCGGTGATGATCGAGAACCACCGTTCGGAGTTGTTGTGGCGGCTCTTCATGAGCCACCCCGACGTACAGAACGGTTTGCGGAAGCTGGGCTTCGAGTCGCCCGTGCTGCAATAGGGGCGAAGCGGGATTTTTTGAGACGGGACGCATCGGTCGGTGCGTCCCGTTTTTTCAGATCGAACAGAAGAACGTGACCAGGAAGGGAACGCTGAAATCGGTGACGCAGCCGTGGAAGATCGCTACGACGGCATACTGCGGCCCTGCGACGCGGGTGAGGATCGGGAGGGTGGTGTCGAAGGTCGTGGCGCCGCCCGACGAAATCGCGGCCAGCGGCCCGAAACGGCCCGCTACCCACGGTGCGGCCAGCAGCGTGAAGAGTTCGCGCAGGACGTTGCAGAGCAGAGCGACCGTTCCCAGTTCGACGCTGCGCAGTTCGGAGATGAAGATGCTCGACAGCGAATAGTAGCCGAATCCCGCGCCGACGGCCATGGCATCGGCCGGCGGTACGGTGTGCAGCAGCGGCGATGCGAGCGCCGCTCCGGCCAGCGTTCCGACGACGGTGCAGAGGGGCAGCAGCGCCATGCGGCGGTCGAGCGAGCGGATACGCTCGACGAGCGTGGCGTCGTGTCCCAGCGACACGCCGACCGAGAACATCAGCCCGTAGAGCATGTAGGTGCTTACGGGCGAGGAGGCTGCGGTAGCCGGAATCCATCCCGCGAC
Coding sequences within it:
- a CDS encoding LysO family transporter, whose amino-acid sequence is MLILFAVLFGGILTGRLLRRRPLRALGSVITFIIWLLLFMLGTEVGGNEEVMRSLATLGVQALVLCTGALAGSIACAWLLWRSIGGRRTDTTDSAAPAPPAFAALRGSLVIVAFFAAGAIFGVAGWIPATAASSPVSTYMLYGLMFSVGVSLGHDATLVERIRSLDRRMALLPLCTVVGTLAGAALASPLLHTVPPADAMAVGAGFGYYSLSSIFISELRSVELGTVALLCNVLRELFTLLAAPWVAGRFGPLAAISSGGATTFDTTLPILTRVAGPQYAVVAIFHGCVTDFSVPFLVTFFCSI